The Flavobacterium praedii genome window below encodes:
- a CDS encoding LacI family DNA-binding transcriptional regulator, with translation MKETTLKEIAETLGISITTVSKALKSKPDVSEKTIKKVLALAEELNYIPNSFAVNLRTKESKTIGLIIPEVVHHFFSNVINGIIAEAEKNGYLVIILQSNESLELEKKQVALLLNKRVDGIIMSLSNESNNDSHIKEILRKEIPFVQFDKISKLIPSSKVIINDQKAAMEAVQHLIDKGCKKIAHIRGPENPQNAIDRFLGYKKALEKNNIPYDSKLVYTCQNVTFKEGVDFAKQILEEHTDVDGIFAITDLVAVGVLAYFNEKRVQVPNQIAVIGFSNWFMAQVITPKLSTVEQPSYEMGVAAFTLLLEEMISNKDGVSFLPRTIELETSVIERDSSMKNK, from the coding sequence ATGAAAGAGACGACTCTAAAAGAAATTGCTGAAACATTAGGTATATCAATTACTACTGTTTCAAAAGCGTTAAAAAGCAAGCCAGATGTTAGTGAAAAAACCATAAAAAAAGTTCTTGCCTTAGCTGAAGAACTCAATTACATACCCAATAGTTTTGCGGTAAATCTTCGAACCAAGGAGTCAAAAACCATAGGATTAATTATTCCCGAAGTAGTTCATCATTTTTTTTCCAATGTTATTAACGGTATTATAGCCGAAGCTGAGAAAAATGGATATTTAGTTATTATACTTCAATCGAATGAGTCTTTAGAATTAGAAAAAAAACAGGTGGCGCTCTTACTAAACAAAAGAGTTGACGGGATTATAATGTCTCTTTCCAATGAGTCAAACAATGATTCTCACATCAAGGAAATACTTAGAAAAGAAATACCTTTTGTTCAGTTTGATAAAATTTCAAAATTAATTCCGAGTTCGAAGGTTATTATAAATGATCAGAAAGCGGCTATGGAAGCAGTTCAACACTTGATTGATAAAGGGTGCAAAAAAATAGCACATATTCGAGGACCAGAAAATCCTCAAAATGCTATTGATCGTTTTTTGGGTTATAAAAAAGCTTTAGAAAAAAACAACATTCCGTATGATTCAAAATTGGTCTATACTTGTCAAAATGTTACTTTTAAAGAAGGAGTTGATTTTGCCAAACAAATTCTCGAGGAACATACTGATGTAGATGGAATTTTTGCAATCACAGATTTGGTTGCAGTTGGTGTTTTGGCATATTTTAATGAAAAAAGAGTTCAGGTTCCCAATCAAATAGCCGTAATTGGTTTTAGCAATTGGTTTATGGCGCAAGTAATAACCCCCAAATTGAGTACAGTTGAACAACCTAGTTACGAAATGGGAGTTGCTGCCTTTACCTTATTACTCGAAGAAATGATTTCTAACAAAGATGGAGTTTCATTTTTACCGAGAACGATCGAGTTAGAAACAAGTGTTATCGAAAGAGACTCAAGTATGAAAAATAAATAA
- a CDS encoding isoamylase early set domain-containing protein produces the protein MSIKKQFIKTKPVCKVTFSVEAKTANQASVIGDFNNWSIEEGALSKLKNGTFKATFELDKDASYEFKYVVDGAFVNEPEADSFKWNDFAGAENSVLVV, from the coding sequence ATGTCAATCAAAAAACAATTTATAAAAACCAAGCCCGTTTGTAAAGTTACATTTAGTGTAGAGGCAAAAACGGCAAATCAAGCATCGGTTATTGGAGATTTTAATAACTGGAGTATTGAAGAAGGAGCTTTAAGCAAATTAAAAAATGGTACTTTTAAAGCAACTTTCGAGTTGGATAAAGATGCTTCTTATGAATTTAAGTATGTAGTTGATGGAGCGTTTGTAAACGAGCCCGAAGCTGATTCTTTCAAATGGAATGATTTTGCAGGTGCAGAAAACAGTGTTTTGGTGGTTTAA
- a CDS encoding 2TM domain-containing protein, which yields MEKELHEQYEYARNRLKQKKRLYYHFVLFTLTSLFLFTANRFFDIGIDSNWCIWIITLWLFLFVLHFIKVFITDRFMNKYWERDQIDRLVALQQKKIAQLQSKIEETNTK from the coding sequence ATGGAAAAAGAGTTACACGAGCAATATGAATATGCAAGAAACCGATTAAAACAAAAGAAAAGGCTGTATTATCATTTTGTTTTATTTACTTTGACAAGTTTATTTCTATTTACTGCAAATCGTTTTTTTGACATTGGTATTGATTCAAATTGGTGTATTTGGATAATTACTTTGTGGTTGTTTCTTTTTGTGTTGCATTTTATAAAAGTTTTTATCACAGATCGTTTTATGAATAAATATTGGGAGAGAGATCAGATAGATCGACTTGTTGCACTACAGCAAAAAAAGATAGCGCAATTGCAATCGAAAATTGAAGAGACTAATACTAAATAA
- a CDS encoding dihydrofolate reductase, with protein MIIMIAAVAENNALGKNNELVWHLPNDFKRFKALTTGHHIIMGRKTFESFPKPLPNRTHIVITRQKDYSPEGCIVVDSIEKALAICPENENSFIIGGGEIYTLGISFADQLEITKVHHTFEADAFFPKINTLEWKEIKSAFNPIDDKHKFEFTYQTFVRI; from the coding sequence ATGATTATTATGATTGCTGCAGTAGCAGAAAACAATGCACTTGGAAAAAATAATGAGTTAGTTTGGCACCTTCCAAATGATTTTAAAAGATTTAAAGCCTTAACAACGGGACATCATATTATTATGGGAAGAAAAACATTTGAAAGTTTTCCTAAACCACTTCCTAATCGCACGCATATTGTAATAACTCGTCAAAAAGACTATAGCCCAGAGGGATGTATAGTAGTTGATAGTATTGAAAAAGCATTAGCTATTTGTCCAGAAAATGAAAATTCATTTATTATTGGTGGAGGTGAGATTTATACTTTAGGAATTTCCTTTGCGGATCAACTTGAGATCACGAAAGTGCATCATACTTTTGAAGCAGATGCTTTTTTTCCTAAGATCAATACTCTAGAATGGAAGGAAATTAAATCAGCGTTTAATCCAATAGATGATAAACATAAATTTGAATTTACATATCAGACATTCGTGAGGATTTAA
- the ubiE gene encoding bifunctional demethylmenaquinone methyltransferase/2-methoxy-6-polyprenyl-1,4-benzoquinol methylase UbiE: MPKQITPYKNSTLTKKEQVATMFDNISGNYDNLNRVISFGIDVKWRKKVLQLVAQNNPKTILDIATGTGDLAILMTKTKAEKIIGLDISAGMLEIGVKKIADKNLSNKIEMVLGDSESMPFEDNFFDAITVAFGVRNFEHLETGLLEILRVLKPGGIFVILETSVPDKTPYKQGYNFYSKNILPIIGKLFSKDDVAYGYLSESAASFPYGEALNNILRKTGFIDVVALPQTFGVATIYTASKK; the protein is encoded by the coding sequence ATGCCAAAGCAAATCACACCTTATAAAAATTCGACACTTACTAAAAAAGAGCAAGTAGCAACAATGTTTGACAATATATCCGGAAATTATGACAATCTAAACCGTGTTATATCATTTGGAATAGATGTTAAATGGAGAAAAAAAGTGTTACAATTGGTTGCGCAAAATAATCCAAAAACTATTCTTGATATTGCTACAGGGACTGGAGACCTTGCAATTTTGATGACAAAAACCAAAGCTGAAAAAATAATTGGTTTAGATATTTCTGCAGGAATGCTTGAAATTGGAGTAAAAAAAATTGCAGATAAAAATCTATCCAATAAAATTGAAATGGTTTTGGGTGATTCTGAAAGTATGCCTTTCGAAGATAATTTTTTTGATGCTATAACAGTCGCTTTTGGGGTTCGAAATTTTGAGCATTTAGAAACAGGCCTATTAGAAATCTTAAGAGTTTTAAAACCTGGTGGAATTTTTGTTATCCTAGAAACATCTGTTCCAGACAAAACGCCCTATAAGCAAGGATATAATTTTTACAGTAAAAATATTTTACCGATTATTGGAAAATTGTTTTCAAAAGATGATGTTGCTTATGGTTATTTGTCAGAATCAGCAGCTTCTTTTCCATATGGAGAAGCATTAAACAATATTTTGAGAAAAACTGGGTTTATTGATGTAGTAGCTTTGCCTCAAACTTTTGGAGTGGCCACAATTTACACTGCCTCTAAAAAATAA
- a CDS encoding porin family protein: MKKLIVLFLLSIVIKGSAQNSDGIFSKNPIINLENYQMKRVYFGFFLGFNSYDFKIDYKVMETDPRYSSDIQTDKSGGFNVGLVTNLRLHEYIDLRFEPGLYVAFRTLHYPPSIGFNNSSDAIREINSTYINFPLLLKFSALRTGNVRPYLLGGVSANLNLSSNAKSLDDNLEERFRVKSWTTNYEVGFGIDIFSEYFIFSPSIRGQFGISDELIRDKDPNSPWTGNIDAMKSRGILINFTFH; the protein is encoded by the coding sequence ATGAAAAAATTAATTGTCCTATTTCTATTAAGCATCGTCATAAAAGGAAGTGCACAAAACTCGGACGGAATTTTCAGTAAGAATCCAATTATAAACCTAGAAAATTACCAAATGAAAAGAGTCTATTTTGGTTTTTTTTTAGGATTTAACTCGTATGATTTTAAAATAGATTATAAAGTAATGGAAACCGATCCAAGGTATTCATCTGATATACAAACGGACAAATCGGGAGGTTTCAATGTAGGACTGGTAACCAATTTAAGATTGCACGAATATATAGACTTGCGTTTTGAACCCGGTCTTTACGTTGCTTTTAGAACGTTGCATTACCCACCTAGTATTGGCTTTAATAATTCAAGTGACGCAATTAGAGAAATAAATAGTACTTATATTAATTTTCCGTTATTATTGAAGTTTTCCGCTCTTCGTACTGGAAATGTTCGTCCTTATTTATTAGGAGGTGTGTCAGCTAATTTAAATTTATCAAGTAATGCCAAATCGTTGGATGACAATCTTGAAGAACGTTTTAGAGTAAAATCTTGGACCACCAACTATGAAGTGGGTTTTGGAATTGATATTTTTTCAGAGTATTTTATATTTTCTCCTTCTATTAGAGGGCAATTTGGAATTTCGGATGAATTAATCAGAGATAAAGATCCTAATAGTCCTTGGACAGGAAATATTGATGCTATGAAATCTAGAGGGATATTAATAAATTTTACATTTCATTAG
- a CDS encoding TrmH family RNA methyltransferase, with translation MLSKNQIKLISSLQQKKHRFINHLFFAEGIKVIQELVKSNFELEHLYTTKEDFNEIPSHKRSFISENELHKISALSTPNTCLAVFKIPLESKIDESGLILALDDIRDPGNLGTILRLCDWFGIQQIICSKETVDIYNQKVVQATMGSIARVKVNYVDLEAFLSKSTLPIFGTFMEGKNIYKTELPQEGIIVMGNEANGISEIIEKLTTNKITIPRFGDIQMTESLNVATATSIILSEFRRQNLK, from the coding sequence ATGCTTAGTAAAAACCAAATAAAGCTTATATCCAGTTTACAACAAAAAAAACATCGTTTTATTAATCATTTGTTTTTTGCTGAGGGTATAAAAGTAATTCAAGAATTAGTTAAATCAAATTTTGAATTAGAACATCTTTATACTACTAAAGAAGATTTCAATGAAATACCTTCCCACAAAAGAAGCTTTATTTCAGAAAATGAGTTACATAAAATCAGTGCTTTATCTACACCTAATACCTGTTTGGCAGTATTCAAAATTCCTTTAGAAAGTAAAATTGATGAATCTGGGCTAATTTTAGCTCTTGATGACATAAGAGATCCTGGGAATTTGGGAACCATATTGAGATTGTGTGACTGGTTTGGCATACAACAAATCATTTGTTCTAAAGAAACTGTAGATATTTATAATCAAAAAGTGGTTCAGGCTACAATGGGATCAATTGCAAGAGTAAAAGTTAATTATGTTGATTTAGAAGCATTTTTATCAAAGTCAACTTTACCTATATTTGGAACTTTTATGGAAGGAAAAAATATATACAAAACTGAGCTGCCTCAAGAAGGCATTATTGTCATGGGAAATGAAGCGAATGGAATTTCTGAAATTATAGAAAAATTAACAACTAATAAAATTACTATCCCGCGATTTGGAGACATTCAAATGACCGAAAGTTTAAACGTAGCTACCGCAACTTCGATAATCTTAAGTGAATTTAGACGGCAAAATTTAAAATAA
- a CDS encoding BamA/TamA family outer membrane protein codes for MDHYFSFFQLNNGIAEQFMQSSIYNKKKNCAKIAVFILITIFFYGCNSEKRVPARKQLLIKNEIFENGKLLKDQTLYDQLYQQPNSKVPLLNYRLFLNIYNLANPNPDSTFNLKYYNNKKKYDREVKWLSAKQIEGLRKSFWYLGIHNFLKETGEAPVILDTLKSKKSLTRLKSYYFNNGYFNVDANYKFDSLAPKRAQLKYYLTTGNPYFIDSLRTSIQTPVLDSLYKTTKSLIIPGKQYKTEDFENEKNRITTLYRNNGAYRFQSNYINFDIDTINKKDKATVILNVGNYSYQENDSTKTEPFKIYKISDIEIYTDYKSENHNSPIKDSVTFNNIHLYAYEKIKYTPHAITDAVFLSKGGVFNDARTVLTTRYLNNLKIFNYPTIQYEVDKKDTLAQSLIAKIYLTPRKKYSFGFAFDLTHSNIEDFGITGSVTETVRNIFNGAETLEVSARGNIGASKDIANSNNSFFNVSEYGVDAKLNFPRILFPIKTEGLIPKSMIPSTVFSLGLSKQTNIGLDKENFTGSFSYNWTPKKNTTSRFDLFNFQFVRNLNPENYFNVYGSSYDALNRIAQTYNTNPDYTSDNNLIIESGTTGFTNDVLTLKTSLLPNDAEYQNVLNVEQQRIRLTDNDFIFATNFNFTKTTKKDLQDNSFYTFRTKIESAGTILSLISKVGNLPKNINNNYEIFNLEYSEYIKTEFDFIKHWNVNKANVFAIRTFFGIAIPYGNSNTVPFSKSYYAGGANDNRAWQPYNLGPGSSSFSNDFNEANMKIAISGEYRFLIAGKWNGALFADAGNIWNVLDAVVYDPARFDGLKDLKEMALGTGFGIRYDLGFFAVRLDMGFKTYNPALEKRERWFTQYNFGNSVFNFGINYPF; via the coding sequence ATGGATCACTATTTTTCTTTTTTTCAATTAAATAATGGTATTGCGGAACAATTTATGCAATCTAGTATTTATAATAAGAAAAAGAATTGTGCAAAAATAGCGGTATTTATTCTAATTACTATTTTTTTCTATGGTTGTAATTCAGAAAAGAGAGTGCCTGCTAGAAAACAGCTTCTTATAAAGAATGAAATTTTTGAGAATGGGAAGTTACTAAAGGATCAAACTTTATATGATCAATTGTATCAACAACCCAACAGTAAAGTACCTTTACTAAATTATAGATTGTTTTTGAATATTTATAATTTGGCCAATCCAAACCCTGATTCAACATTTAATTTAAAATATTATAATAATAAAAAGAAATATGATAGGGAAGTAAAATGGCTCTCAGCAAAGCAAATTGAAGGACTGCGCAAGTCGTTTTGGTATCTTGGAATACATAATTTTTTGAAAGAAACAGGTGAGGCGCCTGTTATTCTAGATACACTTAAATCAAAGAAATCATTAACAAGACTTAAAAGCTACTATTTTAATAATGGTTATTTTAATGTTGATGCAAATTATAAATTTGATTCTTTGGCTCCAAAGAGGGCACAATTAAAATATTATTTGACAACAGGTAATCCTTATTTTATCGATTCGTTGCGAACGTCCATTCAAACTCCTGTGTTAGATTCTCTTTATAAAACAACGAAATCATTGATAATCCCTGGAAAGCAATATAAAACTGAAGATTTTGAGAATGAAAAAAACAGAATTACCACTTTGTATAGAAATAATGGAGCCTATCGATTTCAGTCCAATTATATAAATTTTGACATTGACACTATTAACAAAAAGGATAAAGCTACTGTAATTTTAAATGTAGGAAATTATTCGTATCAGGAAAATGATTCTACAAAGACAGAACCTTTTAAAATTTACAAAATAAGTGATATTGAGATTTATACCGATTATAAATCGGAGAACCATAATTCGCCTATAAAAGACAGTGTGACTTTCAATAATATTCATTTATATGCTTATGAAAAAATTAAATACACACCTCATGCTATAACTGATGCAGTGTTCCTTTCCAAAGGAGGTGTTTTTAACGATGCAAGAACAGTTTTGACAACAAGATATTTGAATAATTTAAAAATATTTAATTATCCAACCATTCAATACGAAGTGGATAAAAAAGACACATTAGCGCAGTCTTTGATCGCTAAAATATATTTAACTCCACGAAAAAAATATAGTTTTGGTTTTGCTTTCGATCTAACCCATTCCAATATAGAAGATTTTGGTATTACAGGTAGTGTTACCGAGACGGTTAGAAATATTTTTAATGGAGCCGAAACTTTAGAAGTCTCAGCCAGAGGAAATATTGGTGCTTCCAAAGATATTGCTAATTCAAACAATAGTTTTTTTAATGTATCAGAATATGGAGTAGATGCAAAACTAAATTTTCCAAGAATTTTATTTCCGATAAAAACAGAAGGGCTAATACCCAAGAGCATGATACCATCAACGGTATTTAGTCTAGGTTTATCTAAACAGACCAATATTGGTTTAGATAAGGAGAATTTCACAGGTTCGTTTTCGTATAATTGGACACCTAAAAAAAACACAACCTCTCGATTTGATCTTTTCAACTTTCAGTTTGTTCGGAATTTGAATCCTGAAAATTATTTTAATGTATATGGAAGTTCATATGATGCATTAAATCGCATAGCTCAAACTTATAATACAAATCCAGACTATACTAGTGATAATAATTTGATAATCGAAAGTGGTACAACTGGTTTCACAAATGATGTTTTAACTTTAAAAACCAGCCTATTGCCAAATGATGCTGAATATCAAAATGTTCTTAATGTTGAGCAACAAAGAATAAGACTTACGGATAACGATTTTATTTTTGCCACAAATTTTAATTTTACTAAAACGACTAAAAAAGATTTGCAGGACAATTCGTTTTATACTTTTAGAACTAAAATAGAATCAGCAGGTACCATTTTATCTTTAATTTCAAAAGTAGGAAATTTACCAAAAAATATAAATAATAATTATGAGATTTTTAATTTGGAATATTCCGAATATATAAAAACAGAATTTGATTTTATAAAACACTGGAATGTAAATAAAGCAAATGTTTTTGCTATTCGAACCTTTTTTGGCATAGCCATACCCTATGGGAACTCAAATACAGTTCCTTTTTCAAAAAGTTATTATGCAGGGGGGGCTAATGATAATCGTGCCTGGCAGCCTTATAATTTGGGACCTGGAAGCAGTTCATTTTCTAATGATTTTAATGAAGCAAATATGAAAATTGCAATTAGTGGAGAATACCGTTTTTTAATTGCTGGAAAATGGAATGGAGCTCTTTTTGCAGATGCTGGAAATATTTGGAATGTATTAGACGCTGTTGTTTATGATCCGGCTCGTTTTGACGGATTGAAAGACTTAAAAGAAATGGCTTTAGGTACCGGATTTGGTATACGATATGATTTAGGTTTTTTTGCAGTTCGACTTGACATGGGGTTCAAAACATACAATCCAGCCTTGGAAAAAAGGGAAAGATGGTTTACTCAATATAATTTTGGAAATTCTGTTTTTAATTTTGGTATCAATTACCCTTTCTAA
- the fbaA gene encoding class II fructose-bisphosphate aldolase yields MAHNIKPGVATGDQVQEIFNYAKEKGFALPAVNVIGSDTINGVLETAAKLNAPVIIQFSNGGAQFNAGKGLSNAGEKAAIAGGIAGAKHIHTLAEAYGATVILHTDHCAKKLLPWIDGLLDASEVHFAATGKPLFSSHMIDLSEEPIEENIEICKGYLERMSKMGMTLEIELGITGGEEDGVDNSDVDSSKLYTQPSEVSYAYEELSKVSPKFTIAASFGNVHGVYKPGNVKLTPKILKNSQDYVQDKFKTGPNPVDFVFHGGSGSTLEEIREGISYGVVKMNIDTDLQFAFTEGIRDFMVNNIEYLKTQIGNPEGSDAPNKKYYDPRKWLREGEMTFNARLEQAFADLNNVNTL; encoded by the coding sequence ATGGCACACAATATTAAACCCGGAGTAGCTACAGGAGATCAAGTACAAGAAATTTTTAATTATGCAAAAGAAAAAGGTTTTGCACTTCCTGCTGTAAATGTTATTGGATCAGACACTATCAATGGAGTTCTAGAAACTGCTGCAAAATTAAACGCACCAGTTATCATACAATTTTCAAATGGTGGAGCTCAATTTAATGCAGGAAAAGGACTTTCAAATGCTGGAGAAAAAGCTGCTATCGCTGGTGGTATTGCTGGAGCAAAACATATTCATACATTAGCTGAAGCTTATGGAGCTACAGTTATTTTGCACACTGACCACTGTGCTAAAAAATTATTACCATGGATTGATGGTTTATTAGATGCTTCTGAAGTTCATTTTGCAGCTACAGGAAAACCATTATTCTCTTCACATATGATCGATTTATCTGAAGAACCGATTGAAGAAAACATAGAAATATGTAAAGGTTATTTAGAAAGAATGAGCAAAATGGGTATGACACTAGAAATCGAACTTGGAATCACTGGTGGTGAAGAAGATGGTGTTGATAACTCTGATGTAGACAGTTCTAAATTATACACGCAACCTTCTGAAGTTTCATATGCTTATGAAGAATTATCAAAAGTAAGTCCAAAGTTTACAATTGCAGCTTCTTTTGGAAATGTTCACGGTGTTTACAAACCAGGAAACGTAAAATTAACTCCAAAAATCTTAAAAAACTCTCAAGATTATGTTCAAGATAAATTCAAAACTGGACCAAATCCTGTAGATTTTGTTTTCCATGGTGGATCAGGTTCTACTTTAGAGGAAATTAGAGAAGGAATTAGCTATGGTGTTGTAAAAATGAACATTGATACTGATTTGCAGTTTGCATTTACTGAAGGAATTCGTGATTTTATGGTAAATAACATAGAGTACCTTAAAACTCAAATTGGAAATCCAGAAGGATCAGATGCTCCAAACAAAAAATATTACGATCCAAGAAAATGGTTGCGTGAAGGTGAAATGACTTTCAATGCAAGACTTGAGCAAGCATTTGCTGACTTAAACAATGTGAATACACTATAA
- the accD gene encoding acetyl-CoA carboxylase, carboxyltransferase subunit beta: MAWFKRQEKGITTATEDKMDIPKGLWYKSPTGKIIDADELARNLFVSPEDGFHVRIGSAAYFDILFDNNVFVELDKNMTSKDPLHFVDTKKYADRLKEVMDKTQLKDAVRTAVGKSKGRELVICCMDFAFIGGSMGAVVGEKIARGIDHAIKNRLPFVMISKSGGARMMEAAYSLMQLAKTSVKLAQLAEAKLPYISLCTDPTTGGTTASYAMLGDINISEPGALIGFAGPRVVRDTTGKDLPEGFQTAEFLLEHGFLDFITPRKELKDKINLYIDLIQNNDIR; this comes from the coding sequence ATGGCTTGGTTTAAACGACAAGAAAAAGGAATTACTACGGCAACCGAAGACAAAATGGATATTCCAAAAGGACTTTGGTACAAATCACCTACAGGTAAAATTATTGATGCTGATGAATTAGCGCGTAATCTATTTGTAAGTCCCGAAGATGGTTTCCATGTTAGAATTGGAAGTGCTGCCTATTTTGATATTTTATTCGACAATAATGTGTTTGTTGAATTGGATAAAAACATGACTTCAAAGGATCCTTTGCATTTTGTTGATACAAAGAAATATGCAGACCGCTTGAAGGAAGTGATGGATAAAACGCAACTCAAGGATGCTGTTAGAACTGCTGTTGGGAAATCTAAAGGAAGAGAATTGGTGATTTGCTGTATGGATTTTGCCTTTATTGGAGGTTCAATGGGAGCAGTTGTGGGTGAAAAAATCGCTAGAGGAATTGATCATGCCATCAAAAACAGGCTGCCTTTTGTAATGATATCAAAATCGGGAGGTGCTAGAATGATGGAAGCGGCTTATTCTTTGATGCAATTAGCAAAGACTTCAGTAAAGTTGGCGCAATTAGCAGAAGCTAAATTGCCATATATTTCTCTTTGTACTGACCCAACAACTGGTGGAACAACAGCTTCTTATGCTATGTTAGGAGATATCAATATCTCTGAGCCTGGAGCCTTAATTGGATTTGCTGGTCCACGTGTGGTAAGGGATACTACGGGTAAAGATCTACCTGAAGGCTTTCAAACAGCTGAGTTTCTCCTCGAACATGGTTTCTTGGACTTTATTACGCCTAGAAAAGAATTGAAAGATAAGATTAACTTATATATCGATTTGATTCAAAATAATGATATTAGATAA
- a CDS encoding cupin-like domain-containing protein, with amino-acid sequence MSFILKPVDTIESISREDFKKNYLDKRKPLIIKGLTKDWPAREKWTTDYFKQIAGDIDVKLVDNSKADPTKIINASITSMKFGKYLDLIKREPSELRIFFLNLFKQRPDLINDIKIPKDLMGGFIESMPAMFFGGSSAITFLHYDIDLPHLFHTHFGGRKHIILFDYKWKKRLYCIPNTTYALEDYNVSNPDFEKFPALKGVEGYEVFLEHGDTLFMPTGMWHWMRYIDGSFSLTLRAWDRSITRKIASIWSLFMHGAVDSAIKVVFKERYAKWREKLAFKIAEKELKNGRPKN; translated from the coding sequence ATGAGCTTTATTCTAAAACCTGTTGACACTATCGAGTCTATTAGTAGAGAAGATTTTAAAAAAAACTATTTAGATAAAAGAAAGCCTTTAATTATAAAAGGGCTAACTAAAGATTGGCCAGCCCGTGAAAAATGGACAACCGATTATTTTAAACAAATTGCCGGAGATATTGATGTAAAACTGGTCGATAATTCCAAAGCAGATCCAACCAAAATAATAAATGCTTCTATAACCAGTATGAAATTTGGAAAATACTTGGATTTAATAAAAAGAGAACCTTCTGAGTTGCGTATTTTTTTCCTAAACCTATTTAAACAAAGACCTGACTTAATTAATGATATAAAAATCCCCAAAGATTTAATGGGTGGCTTTATTGAAAGTATGCCCGCAATGTTTTTTGGAGGTTCCAGCGCTATCACTTTTTTGCACTATGACATCGATTTACCTCATCTTTTTCATACCCATTTTGGGGGTCGGAAACACATTATTTTGTTTGACTATAAATGGAAAAAAAGACTTTATTGCATTCCAAATACCACTTACGCTTTAGAGGATTACAATGTTTCTAATCCGGATTTCGAAAAATTCCCTGCACTAAAAGGAGTTGAAGGATATGAAGTTTTCTTAGAGCATGGCGACACCTTGTTTATGCCAACTGGAATGTGGCATTGGATGCGCTATATTGATGGCTCCTTTTCATTGACACTTCGTGCCTGGGATCGATCAATAACTCGAAAAATAGCCAGTATCTGGAGTTTATTTATGCATGGCGCAGTGGATAGTGCGATAAAGGTGGTTTTTAAAGAACGTTATGCTAAATGGCGCGAGAAACTGGCATTCAAAATAGCCGAAAAAGAGTTAAAAAATGGCAGGCCAAAAAATTAA